A genomic segment from Streptomyces sp. TLI_235 encodes:
- a CDS encoding cysteine synthase A, which produces MALHTVDVDRSDPEYRAWLKEAVRKVQADANRSADTHLLRFPLPEEWGIDLYLKDESTHPTGSLKHRLARSLFLYGLCNGWIRPGKPVIEASSGSTAVSEAYFAKLIGVPFIAVMARTTSRAKIELIEFHGGRCHLVDNPCEVYDASTRLAEETGGHYMDQFTYAERATDWRGNNNIAESVFAQLRLEPHPEPAWIVATAGTGGTSATIARYVHYMQFDTRICVADPENSCFFEGWVNHDPEATCPTGSRIEGIGRPRMEPSFVPGAVDRMMKVPDAASIAAVRVLEDALGKKAGASTGTGLWSALRIVAEMRAAGQAGSVVTLICDPGDRYLDKYYSDAWLAEQGIDITAYVAELEDFLAGTSIGLG; this is translated from the coding sequence ATGGCTCTGCACACGGTGGACGTGGATCGCTCCGACCCGGAGTACCGGGCCTGGCTGAAGGAGGCGGTGCGGAAGGTCCAGGCGGACGCCAACCGGTCCGCCGACACGCACCTGCTGCGCTTCCCGCTCCCCGAGGAGTGGGGCATCGACCTCTACCTGAAGGACGAGTCCACCCACCCGACCGGCAGCCTCAAGCACCGGCTCGCCCGCTCGCTCTTCCTCTACGGACTCTGCAACGGCTGGATCAGACCCGGCAAGCCGGTCATCGAGGCGTCCAGCGGCTCCACGGCCGTCTCGGAGGCGTACTTCGCCAAGCTGATCGGCGTCCCGTTCATCGCGGTGATGGCCCGGACGACCAGCCGGGCCAAGATCGAGCTCATCGAGTTCCACGGCGGCCGATGTCACCTCGTCGACAACCCCTGCGAGGTCTACGACGCGTCCACCCGGCTCGCCGAGGAGACCGGCGGCCACTACATGGACCAGTTCACCTACGCCGAGCGCGCCACCGATTGGCGCGGCAACAACAACATCGCCGAGTCCGTGTTCGCCCAGCTCCGGCTGGAGCCGCACCCCGAACCGGCCTGGATCGTCGCCACCGCCGGCACCGGCGGCACCTCCGCGACCATTGCCCGGTACGTGCACTACATGCAGTTCGACACCCGGATCTGCGTCGCGGACCCGGAGAACTCCTGCTTCTTCGAGGGCTGGGTCAACCACGACCCCGAGGCCACCTGCCCCACCGGCTCCCGGATCGAGGGCATCGGCCGCCCCCGGATGGAACCCAGCTTCGTGCCCGGCGCCGTCGACCGGATGATGAAGGTCCCCGACGCCGCATCGATAGCGGCCGTCCGCGTCCTCGAGGACGCGCTCGGCAAGAAGGCCGGCGCCTCCACCGGCACCGGGCTGTGGAGCGCCCTGCGGATCGTCGCCGAGATGCGCGCCGCCGGGCAGGCCGGCAGCGTCGTCACGCTCATCTGCGACCCGGGCGACCGCTACCTCGACAAGTACTACTCCGACGCCTGGCTCGCCGAGCAGGGCATCGACATCACCGCCTACGTCGCCGAGCTGGAGGACTTCCTCGCCGGGACGTCCATCGGCCTGGGCTGA